A region of Deinococcus rubellus DNA encodes the following proteins:
- a CDS encoding NDR1/HIN1-like protein, whose protein sequence is MILPGRLPLPVLLTAALLGSLLSLSSCAPALQRVVKVPTFTVQQTRLTGLALGSPAIARVTIKLRIDNPNPVAARLANINGHFYLNGADVGTVNLPNIDVPARGSALQDALLELPVSFQTTAIWLQVARGREMPYRVDGTFTADFGALGQPSFGPYTLAQGLFQQPAILP, encoded by the coding sequence ATGATCCTGCCTGGCCGCTTACCGCTTCCGGTTCTCCTCACCGCCGCGCTGCTGGGCAGCTTGCTGAGCCTGAGCAGTTGCGCCCCCGCGCTGCAACGCGTCGTCAAGGTGCCCACCTTCACCGTCCAGCAGACCCGCCTGACCGGGCTGGCACTGGGGTCTCCGGCCATCGCCCGCGTGACCATCAAGCTGCGGATCGACAACCCCAACCCGGTTGCGGCGCGGCTGGCCAACATCAACGGGCACTTTTACCTCAACGGCGCGGACGTGGGGACCGTCAACCTGCCGAACATCGACGTTCCGGCGCGCGGCAGCGCCCTGCAAGATGCCCTGCTGGAACTGCCGGTCAGTTTCCAGACCACCGCCATCTGGTTGCAGGTGGCGCGGGGCCGCGAGATGCCCTACCGGGTGGACGGCACGTTTACCGCCGACTTCGGGGCGCTGGGCCAGCCGAGTTTCGGGCCGTACACGCTGGCACAGGGCCTCTTTCAGCAGCCTGCCATCCTGCCATGA
- a CDS encoding outer membrane lipoprotein carrier protein LolA, producing MRISPSLAVLGVLGVVSLTSFSVAQAQSADDILNNLASAQKSAKDVSFRVSGTADQGGGVQKLDLNVQTIPASNLARVVFNAPDALADNVVILDNKEVRNYLYLTNQITVMNASKAAGGQDLGGLDLSQLSNLVTALKTRYDVKLLGSSGAAPNRVYQLEASPRTGVQGGKTRVFVSENGWRPTRFQLIDGAGKTVADLNVSEYKVNSGLSMARLRQLPKDAQIIRQ from the coding sequence ATGCGTATTTCTCCTTCTCTCGCCGTGCTGGGCGTCCTCGGCGTCGTTTCACTGACTTCTTTCTCGGTGGCGCAGGCCCAGAGTGCCGACGACATTCTCAACAACCTCGCCAGTGCTCAGAAGTCGGCCAAGGACGTCAGTTTCCGGGTCTCCGGCACCGCCGATCAGGGCGGCGGCGTCCAGAAGCTCGATTTGAATGTCCAGACCATCCCGGCGTCCAACCTGGCCCGCGTGGTGTTCAATGCCCCCGACGCGCTGGCCGACAACGTGGTCATTCTCGACAACAAGGAAGTCCGCAATTACCTTTACCTGACCAACCAGATCACGGTGATGAACGCCAGCAAGGCAGCAGGCGGCCAGGACCTCGGCGGCCTCGACCTCTCGCAGCTCAGCAACCTGGTGACGGCCCTCAAGACCCGCTACGACGTGAAGCTGCTCGGCAGCAGCGGCGCGGCCCCCAACCGGGTCTACCAGTTGGAAGCCAGCCCCAGGACCGGCGTGCAGGGCGGCAAGACCCGTGTGTTCGTCAGCGAGAACGGTTGGCGGCCCACCCGTTTTCAGCTCATTGATGGCGCTGGCAAGACTGTGGCCGACCTGAACGTCAGCGAGTACAAAGTCAACAGCGGCCTGAGCATGGCCCGGCTGCGTCAGTTGCCCAAAGACGCCCAGATCATCCGGCAGTAG
- a CDS encoding cyclase family protein: MPDLPAGFRDISRSLPDFHPNWPGDPPFTVTPGARMAQGDSVNTGVIHTSTHTGTHVDAPWHYGDDAPKLGQVPLERYLGECLVVHTPPGEFVTAELLGHLPDPLPPRLLLYTGQPAHWLTFPEDFTALDPAFVYAAARRGVRLIGTDSPSVDPLTSKTLDAHHAFLDTGMLILEGLNLSGVEPGEYTLICLPLPLTEADGAPARAVLLPAGLLP; the protein is encoded by the coding sequence ATGCCTGATTTGCCTGCTGGCTTCCGCGACATCTCCCGCAGCCTGCCTGATTTCCACCCCAACTGGCCCGGCGATCCGCCCTTCACAGTGACGCCGGGGGCGCGCATGGCGCAGGGCGACAGCGTCAACACCGGGGTCATTCACACCAGTACACACACCGGCACCCATGTGGACGCCCCCTGGCACTACGGCGACGACGCGCCCAAACTCGGCCAGGTGCCGCTGGAGCGCTACCTCGGCGAGTGCCTGGTCGTGCATACGCCGCCCGGCGAGTTCGTGACGGCTGAACTGCTTGGTCATCTGCCTGACCCGCTGCCGCCCAGACTGCTGCTCTACACCGGCCAGCCCGCCCACTGGCTCACCTTTCCAGAAGACTTCACGGCCCTCGATCCAGCCTTCGTGTACGCGGCGGCGCGGCGCGGGGTGCGGCTGATCGGCACCGACAGCCCCAGCGTGGACCCGCTGACCAGCAAGACCCTCGACGCCCACCACGCTTTTCTGGACACCGGCATGCTGATTCTGGAAGGGCTGAACCTCTCGGGCGTCGAGCCGGGCGAGTACACCCTGATCTGCCTGCCGCTGCCGCTGACCGAGGCCGATGGCGCACCGGCCCGCGCCGTGCTGCTGCCCGCCGGGTTGTTGCCGTGA
- the kynU gene encoding kynureninase, with protein MLVWPRRELFAMPEGIYLDGNSLGLMPLSAHQAVLRRLGEWQTQAVSGWDEWFGLAESLSPALSRLVGAEPREVIATGSITANLHALLATLYRPQGERKHLLATALDFPTDLYAMQSWARLYGAELKVVPSRDGQTIHEDDVRAALGPDIAVVLLPTVLYRSGQLLDVAGLTQLAHQAGALIGWDAAHSIGAMPHDFHGAGADFAVWCSYKYLNAGPGAPGGLFVHQRHHHLAPALSGWWGNDKGSQFEMTAQFRPAPGAAAYQQGTPPVLALAALDGALEVFEHLDLAALRARSLALTDLLIELADQHLLEMRVITPRDHARRGGHVSLLHPEARALSAALRTRGIIPDYRSPDVLRLAPIALYTTEDELCQTVRVLRELLDSGAHRSADVSNPVP; from the coding sequence GTGCTGGTCTGGCCGCGCCGCGAACTGTTTGCCATGCCGGAAGGGATTTACCTCGATGGCAACAGCCTTGGCCTGATGCCGCTGAGTGCCCATCAGGCGGTGTTGCGCCGCCTGGGCGAGTGGCAGACCCAGGCGGTGTCGGGCTGGGACGAGTGGTTCGGGCTGGCCGAGAGCCTTTCGCCTGCGCTGTCGCGGCTGGTGGGGGCCGAGCCGCGCGAGGTCATCGCCACCGGCAGCATCACCGCCAACCTGCACGCGCTGCTGGCCACCCTCTACCGGCCCCAGGGCGAGCGCAAACACCTGCTGGCCACCGCGCTCGATTTTCCCACCGACCTCTACGCGATGCAGAGCTGGGCCAGGCTCTACGGTGCGGAGCTGAAAGTCGTGCCCAGCCGCGACGGCCAGACCATCCACGAGGACGACGTGCGCGCTGCGCTGGGGCCGGACATCGCCGTGGTGCTGCTGCCCACCGTGCTCTACCGCAGCGGGCAACTGCTCGACGTGGCCGGGCTGACCCAGCTGGCCCACCAGGCGGGCGCGCTGATCGGCTGGGACGCCGCCCACAGCATCGGGGCCATGCCGCATGACTTCCATGGTGCAGGGGCCGACTTCGCAGTGTGGTGCAGCTACAAGTACCTCAACGCTGGCCCCGGCGCGCCGGGCGGGCTGTTTGTGCATCAGCGTCATCACCATCTTGCCCCCGCGCTCAGTGGCTGGTGGGGCAACGACAAGGGCAGTCAGTTCGAGATGACGGCCCAGTTTCGCCCGGCTCCCGGCGCGGCGGCCTACCAGCAGGGCACCCCGCCTGTGCTGGCGCTGGCGGCACTCGACGGGGCGCTGGAAGTCTTCGAGCACCTTGATCTGGCGGCGCTGCGGGCACGCAGTCTGGCCCTGACCGATCTGCTGATCGAGCTGGCCGACCAGCACCTGCTGGAGATGCGGGTCATCACGCCACGCGATCATGCCCGGCGCGGCGGCCACGTGTCGCTACTGCACCCCGAGGCCCGCGCCCTCTCGGCGGCGCTGCGGACACGCGGCATCATTCCCGATTACCGCTCGCCCGATGTGCTGCGCCTCGCGCCGATTGCCCTCTACACCACCGAGGACGAACTGTGTCAGACGGTGCGGGTGCTGCGCGAACTGCTCGACAGCGGCGCTCACCGGAGCGCGGACGTGTCCAACCCAGTACCCTGA
- a CDS encoding acyl-CoA thioesterase: MSLPVAAPEPGLAEIAARTHTLHVWVQPEDIDELGHVNNVVYLAWCELVARAHSDRVGMTLPRLFELGMVAVARRHDITYHIPALLGDEVEVCTNLISSQGIRARREYTLTRVSDNKRLAECVTDWVWVDPVSGRPKRPDPEIVAAFGF, from the coding sequence ATGAGCCTGCCGGTTGCCGCCCCCGAACCGGGCCTGGCTGAGATCGCTGCCCGTACCCACACCCTGCACGTCTGGGTACAGCCCGAGGACATCGACGAACTGGGGCACGTCAACAACGTGGTGTACCTGGCGTGGTGCGAACTGGTGGCCCGCGCCCATTCGGACCGGGTAGGCATGACCTTGCCGCGCCTCTTCGAACTCGGCATGGTGGCGGTGGCGCGGCGGCACGACATCACTTACCACATCCCGGCACTGCTGGGCGACGAGGTGGAGGTCTGCACCAACCTGATTTCCAGCCAGGGCATCCGGGCGCGGCGCGAATACACCCTGACCCGCGTGTCTGATAACAAACGCCTGGCCGAGTGCGTCACCGACTGGGTCTGGGTCGATCCGGTATCGGGCCGCCCCAAGCGCCCTGATCCGGAAATCGTGGCCGCCTTCGGCTTCTGA
- a CDS encoding 4a-hydroxytetrahydrobiopterin dehydratase, with product MSEHTSERERLTDGDVQERKPQGWWGDDGKLFRLFEFDSYRQGLDFVVRVAELAEAQNHHPDITLKYKKVHVEYVTHETNSIVGGVTELDLRGAEAVNSIFELPGEALSGEG from the coding sequence ATGAGCGAGCACACATCAGAACGCGAGCGCCTCACCGACGGCGACGTGCAGGAACGCAAACCCCAGGGCTGGTGGGGCGACGACGGCAAGCTGTTTCGGCTCTTTGAATTTGACAGCTACCGGCAGGGCCTGGACTTCGTGGTGCGGGTGGCCGAACTCGCCGAGGCCCAGAACCATCATCCCGACATCACCCTGAAGTACAAAAAAGTGCATGTCGAGTACGTGACCCACGAGACCAACAGCATCGTCGGCGGCGTCACCGAACTCGATCTGCGGGGGGCAGAGGCTGTCAACAGCATTTTTGAGCTGCCCGGAGAAGCGCTGTCGGGCGAGGGATGA